A segment of the Deltaproteobacteria bacterium genome:
CAGGCACGTTATGATCTGGAAACGGCCGAAGCCCAAATATCAAAACGCATTAAACGCGAAGTCACGATCTTAAAACAGCCTTCGTTGGCGGGAATGAAATAGGGTTCCGTATCAGCTAATTTTTTTAACCATCACTCCTATTATAACCCTTTTGTCGTCTCCTAATCCTTTTCATCGCTTAACCCTTTCATAAACCGCTTAATCGTCTAAAATGAACTAAAAAACATCAGGAAGTAGGATGATGAACTCGTAAAAAGTCGTCACCCCCGGTGAAAGCCGGGATCCAGGAGATTTATAATCGGCTAAAACTACTGGATGCCGGCTTTCGCCCTCCGGGGCATAGAGCCCTCCGGGACGGAGGCCGGGATGACGCAATGCGAGTTTCAGCGACTTTTTGCGAGGTTTTCAAAGATTACAAACCGTATTTTTTTTACAAAGCACTTAAGGACTTTTGGGAATAGCAAAACCTTTAAATAAGGGGCAATGAGGATCATGGCTTTAATTGAAATGGAAAACATAAAAAAAGATTATTTCCTGGGGGAAACCGTTGTCCAGGCCCTTCAGGGGATCGACCTCAAAATCGATCAGGGAGAATTTGTGGCCATCTGGGGACCGTCCGGTTCCGGCAAGACCACCCTTTTAAACCTGATCGGGGCTATTGATGAACCCACGGAAGGATCCCTGGCCATTGCCGGCCGGGATATTCGTTCCTTATCGGATAACCAGCGAAGCGAACTGCGTAACGAAACCATCGGCTTTATCTTCCAGGGGTTTAACCTGGTTCCGGTCCTTTCCGGCCTGGAGAATGTCATGCTGCCTCTGCAGATCAAGGGGGCCTCATCGGCTGAGGCCAAAGCCAGGGCCATGACACGGCTTAAGGCCGTGGGCCTGGCCGATCTGGTCCACCATCGCCCCTTCAAAATGTCCGGCGGGCAGCAGCAACGGGTGGCCATTGCCCGGGCCCTGGTGACCGATCCCTCTCTGGTGATTGCCGATGAACCGACTGCCAACCTGGATTCGGAAACCGCCCGTATGATTATCGGCCTCATGCGTTCGCTCAATGAAAAAGAAAAGACCACCTTTATCTTTTCCACCCATGACCAGCGGCTTCTGGATCAGGTCGATCGTCTGGTGCGGTTGGAGGATGGGCGGATCGTGGAAGGAGGTGTGCGGCCATGATGAAATGGATGAAATTGGCGGTTCGCAATATCCTCAGGAATAAACGGCGCTCACTGGTCACTTTGCTGGCCATCGGGGTGGGTTTCGCGGCCATCAGTCTCTTTCGGGGCTATGTCAGCAATGTCTATTCCGGACTGCGAACCTCGGCCATCCGGGGTGAGGGTCTGGGGCATCTGACGATCACCAAAGCCGGCTGGCTGGAGAAAGGCAAGCTCGATCCGGAACGGTATATGTTTTCCAAGACGGAAATCGAGAAGGTCATCAAACTGGTCCAGGCCGAAAAAGAAGTCGTCTTGGCCACGCCGCAGATTCAAGTCACCGGAATTGTTTCCAATGGGACCACCTCGACCATTTTTATCGCTCAGGGGGTCGTTCCCAAAGATGATAAGACCATCAAAGGGGCCTGGGCCGCCTTCAGACCGATCAAAGGTGCGGGTTTGGAGGAGAAAAAGGCTTATGGTGTCGAGATGACCCAGGACCTGGCCAAGTATCTCAACCTCACTCCCGGCAAGGACGGGGTGGTCATGGCCACAACTCTGGGCGGCCAGATGAATGCCATGGATATACA
Coding sequences within it:
- a CDS encoding ABC transporter ATP-binding protein; the encoded protein is MALIEMENIKKDYFLGETVVQALQGIDLKIDQGEFVAIWGPSGSGKTTLLNLIGAIDEPTEGSLAIAGRDIRSLSDNQRSELRNETIGFIFQGFNLVPVLSGLENVMLPLQIKGASSAEAKARAMTRLKAVGLADLVHHRPFKMSGGQQQRVAIARALVTDPSLVIADEPTANLDSETARMIIGLMRSLNEKEKTTFIFSTHDQRLLDQVDRLVRLEDGRIVEGGVRP